A portion of the Achromobacter sp. MFA1 R4 genome contains these proteins:
- the ribBA gene encoding bifunctional 3,4-dihydroxy-2-butanone-4-phosphate synthase/GTP cyclohydrolase II, with protein MSVQLSPLPGSEPESFGIASVAEIIAELRAGRIVILVDEEDRENEGDLVMAAEFVTPEAINFMVTHGRGLVCLTLTEERCRQLELPMMAARNGTRYGTNFTQSIEAAEGVETGISAADRARTIQVAVARDAKPSDLVQPGHIFPVRAVPGGVLVRAGHTEAGCDLTAMAGLTPAAVICEILKPDGTMARLPDLVEFARQHGLKIGTIADLIQYRSEHESIVKRVGKRTMQTAWGTFEAVAYEDAATGSAHLALVHGNVTPDAETLVRVHEPASVLDVLDTGASPHSWGVAQALKAIASAPAGVLVLMNCQSSTEHLFGQIAGWNDPKAQSNAANADRFGLRTYGIGAQILRDLNVGQMRLLARPRKMPSMAGFSLTITGYDCDPQNTPATH; from the coding sequence ATGTCCGTCCAGTTGTCCCCCCTGCCCGGCTCCGAGCCGGAATCCTTCGGTATCGCTTCGGTTGCCGAGATCATCGCCGAGCTTCGCGCCGGCCGCATCGTCATCCTGGTTGACGAAGAAGACCGTGAAAACGAGGGCGACCTCGTCATGGCCGCCGAATTCGTCACCCCCGAAGCCATCAACTTCATGGTCACCCATGGCCGCGGCCTGGTGTGCCTGACCCTGACCGAAGAACGCTGCCGCCAGCTTGAGCTGCCCATGATGGCCGCCCGCAACGGCACGCGCTACGGCACCAATTTCACGCAGTCCATCGAGGCCGCCGAAGGCGTCGAGACCGGCATTTCGGCCGCCGACCGCGCCCGCACCATCCAGGTGGCCGTGGCGCGCGACGCCAAGCCGTCCGACCTGGTCCAGCCCGGCCACATCTTCCCGGTGCGCGCCGTGCCCGGCGGCGTGCTGGTGCGCGCCGGCCACACCGAGGCCGGCTGCGACCTGACCGCCATGGCCGGCCTGACGCCCGCCGCGGTCATCTGCGAAATCCTCAAGCCCGATGGCACCATGGCCCGCCTGCCGGACCTGGTGGAATTCGCCCGCCAGCACGGCCTGAAGATCGGCACCATCGCCGACCTGATCCAATACCGCAGCGAGCACGAATCCATCGTCAAGCGCGTGGGCAAACGCACCATGCAGACGGCCTGGGGCACCTTCGAGGCCGTGGCCTATGAAGACGCCGCCACGGGCTCCGCCCATTTGGCGCTGGTGCATGGTAATGTGACTCCCGACGCCGAGACGCTGGTCCGGGTGCACGAACCCGCGTCCGTGCTGGACGTGCTGGACACCGGCGCAAGCCCGCACAGCTGGGGCGTGGCCCAGGCGCTCAAGGCCATCGCCAGCGCCCCGGCCGGCGTGCTGGTGCTGATGAACTGCCAGTCGTCCACCGAACACCTGTTTGGCCAGATTGCAGGCTGGAACGACCCGAAGGCCCAGTCCAATGCCGCCAACGCCGATCGATTCGGCCTGCGCACCTACGGGATCGGCGCCCAGATTCTGCGCGACCTGAACGTGGGCCAGATGCGGCTCCTGGCCCGGCCGCGCAAGATGCCCAGCATGGCGGGCTTTTCGCTCACCATTACGGGTTACGATTGCGACCCGCAGAACACTCCCGCAACACACTGA
- a CDS encoding HAD-IIB family hydrolase: MQALAAMPLNIAAAVRVVLTDIDDTLTTEGRLPADAYAALERLEQAGIQVVPITGRPAGWCDHIARMWPVRAVVGENGAFYYAYDRKARRMTTHYWTDAASRQASRKRLDAIRDRVLAEVPGSAVASDQDYRVADLAIDFCEDVPALPDAAISRIVQIFQDAGAQAKVSSIHVNGWFGDYDKLTMTRTMFQREFGMDVAGALDSTLFIGDSPNDEPMFAYFPISVGVANIQAQLHRLTHRPAFVAAFHGGGGFVEMADRLLAARQPSQVQPA, encoded by the coding sequence ATGCAAGCCCTAGCGGCCATGCCTTTGAACATCGCGGCAGCCGTCCGCGTCGTCCTGACCGACATCGACGATACGCTGACCACCGAAGGCCGCCTGCCGGCCGACGCCTACGCCGCGCTGGAACGCCTGGAACAGGCCGGCATCCAGGTCGTGCCGATCACCGGCCGCCCGGCGGGCTGGTGCGATCACATCGCCCGCATGTGGCCCGTGCGCGCGGTGGTCGGCGAGAACGGCGCGTTCTACTACGCCTATGACCGCAAGGCGCGCCGCATGACCACCCATTACTGGACCGACGCGGCCTCGCGCCAGGCAAGCCGCAAGCGGCTGGACGCGATCCGCGACCGCGTCCTGGCCGAGGTGCCGGGCAGCGCGGTGGCCAGCGACCAGGACTACCGCGTGGCCGACCTGGCCATCGACTTCTGCGAGGACGTGCCCGCCCTGCCCGACGCGGCGATCAGCCGCATCGTCCAGATCTTCCAGGACGCCGGCGCGCAGGCCAAGGTCAGCTCGATCCACGTCAACGGCTGGTTCGGCGACTACGACAAGCTGACCATGACCCGCACGATGTTCCAGCGCGAATTCGGCATGGACGTGGCCGGCGCCCTGGACAGCACGCTTTTCATCGGGGACTCGCCCAACGACGAGCCGATGTTTGCCTACTTCCCGATCTCGGTCGGCGTGGCCAACATCCAGGCGCAGTTGCACCGCCTGACACACCGCCCCGCTTTCGTGGCCGCGTTCCATGGCGGCGGGGGCTTCGTCGAAATGGCCGACCGGCTGCTCGCCGCGCGCCAGCCTTCCCAAGTCCAGCCGGCCTGA
- the phnD gene encoding phosphate/phosphite/phosphonate ABC transporter substrate-binding protein: protein MQALRLMQAAALAAFAFGASAAQAADTCSNRGDLDQMYCDANKDLVADTPTDASKLKTPSTLVFTYTPVEDPAVYEDIFKPFTKHLSECTGKRVVFYQVQSNAAEIEAMRSGRLHVGGFSTGPTAFAVNIAGAVPFAVKGYADGFQGYNLIVIVKKDSPYQKLTDLKGKKLAHTAPSSNSGHMAPVALFPKEGLTPDKDYKIIFSGKHDQSVMGVNSGDYDAAAVASDVFKRMVERGQVKEADFRIIYTSEKFPTSSFAYAHDLEPKFRDQMLKCFYDYRFPAEMSKAFDGADRFYPVTYQKDWAIVRQVAESGGESFNRAAYDRESAKSKK, encoded by the coding sequence ATGCAAGCCTTGCGTCTTATGCAGGCGGCCGCTCTGGCCGCATTCGCTTTTGGAGCGTCCGCCGCCCAGGCCGCCGACACCTGCTCCAACCGCGGCGACCTGGACCAGATGTACTGCGACGCGAACAAGGACCTGGTGGCCGACACGCCCACCGATGCGTCCAAGCTCAAGACGCCTTCCACGCTGGTGTTCACCTACACGCCGGTGGAAGACCCGGCCGTGTACGAAGACATCTTCAAACCCTTCACCAAGCACCTGTCCGAATGCACGGGCAAGCGCGTGGTGTTCTACCAGGTGCAGAGCAACGCGGCTGAAATCGAAGCCATGCGCTCGGGCCGCCTGCACGTGGGCGGTTTTTCGACGGGCCCCACGGCCTTTGCCGTGAACATCGCGGGCGCCGTGCCGTTCGCCGTCAAGGGCTACGCCGACGGCTTCCAGGGCTACAACCTGATCGTGATCGTCAAGAAGGACAGCCCCTACCAGAAGCTGACCGACCTGAAGGGCAAGAAGCTCGCGCACACCGCGCCGTCTTCGAACTCCGGCCACATGGCGCCCGTGGCGCTCTTCCCCAAGGAAGGCCTGACGCCCGACAAGGACTACAAGATCATCTTCTCCGGCAAGCACGACCAGTCCGTCATGGGCGTGAACTCCGGCGACTACGACGCCGCTGCCGTGGCATCGGACGTCTTCAAGCGCATGGTCGAGCGCGGCCAGGTCAAGGAAGCCGATTTCCGCATCATCTACACCAGCGAGAAGTTCCCGACCTCGTCGTTCGCCTATGCGCATGACCTGGAGCCGAAGTTCCGCGACCAGATGCTCAAGTGCTTCTACGACTACCGCTTCCCCGCGGAAATGTCCAAGGCCTTCGACGGCGCCGACCGCTTCTATCCGGTGACCTACCAGAAGGACTGGGCCATCGTCCGCCAGGTGGCTGAATCCGGTGGCGAAAGCTTCAACCGCGCCGCCTACGACCGCGAATCCGCAAAGAGCAAGAAGTAA
- the ribH gene encoding 6,7-dimethyl-8-ribityllumazine synthase yields the protein MNPYILTPDLNGEGLHIGIVRARFNEEIGQAELEACLKELAELGVDERDVMVATVPGALELGVALSHMAETFEFDALIALGAVIRGETYHFEVVSNEMATAITRISLETGIPVANGVLTVDTDEQAQARAAGKGRDCAQVAVEMANLVAALEPEEEDEDEDDEDEDFDDEEDDEQR from the coding sequence ATGAACCCTTACATCCTCACCCCCGACCTGAACGGCGAAGGGCTGCACATCGGCATCGTACGCGCCCGCTTCAACGAAGAAATCGGCCAGGCCGAACTCGAAGCGTGCCTGAAGGAACTGGCCGAACTCGGCGTGGACGAGCGCGACGTGATGGTCGCCACCGTGCCCGGCGCGCTGGAACTGGGCGTGGCCCTGTCGCACATGGCCGAAACGTTCGAGTTCGACGCCCTGATCGCGCTGGGCGCAGTCATCCGCGGCGAAACCTATCACTTTGAAGTGGTCAGCAATGAAATGGCCACGGCAATCACCCGTATCTCCCTCGAAACCGGTATCCCCGTCGCGAACGGCGTGCTGACCGTCGACACCGACGAGCAGGCGCAGGCCCGTGCCGCGGGCAAGGGCCGCGACTGCGCCCAGGTGGCCGTTGAAATGGCCAACCTGGTGGCGGCGCTGGAACCCGAGGAAGAAGACGAAGACGAAGACGACGAGGACGAAGATTTTGACGACGAAGAAGACGACGAGCAGCGCTGA
- a CDS encoding IclR family transcriptional regulator produces MATSKTAAPANDGRRSIQSIEVGAPLLAALVDAGKPLTLRDLAAGAGMTSAKAHPYLVSFIRVGLVQQDATTGQYELGPFALQMGLVSLQRLDPVRVAMPEIAKLQSEIGHTLGIAVLGSHGPTMIHMTEASYPVHVNMRKGTVMSMLHTATGLVFAAWLPPKVSEHYIAREEGDTAVIASMPPPRKASRANIEAQLADIRVHGMARALGNPLPGVDALSVPVFDNTGSIVLALTSLGPTGLFDVSWDGAIARPLLACAQEISRKLGFRG; encoded by the coding sequence GTGGCAACTTCCAAGACAGCGGCGCCCGCCAACGACGGCCGCCGCAGCATCCAGTCCATCGAGGTGGGCGCGCCCCTGCTGGCCGCCCTGGTCGATGCCGGCAAGCCGCTGACCCTGCGCGACCTGGCGGCCGGCGCGGGCATGACGTCCGCCAAGGCGCACCCCTACCTGGTCAGTTTCATCCGCGTGGGACTGGTGCAGCAGGACGCCACCACCGGCCAATACGAGCTGGGCCCGTTCGCCCTGCAGATGGGCCTGGTCAGTCTGCAGCGCCTGGACCCGGTGCGCGTGGCCATGCCCGAGATCGCCAAGCTGCAGTCCGAGATCGGCCACACCCTGGGCATCGCGGTGCTGGGCTCGCACGGCCCCACCATGATCCACATGACCGAAGCCAGCTACCCGGTCCACGTGAACATGCGCAAGGGCACGGTGATGTCCATGCTGCATACCGCGACGGGACTGGTTTTCGCGGCCTGGCTGCCGCCCAAGGTCAGCGAACACTACATCGCGCGCGAGGAAGGCGACACCGCCGTGATCGCCAGCATGCCGCCCCCGCGCAAGGCCTCGCGCGCCAACATAGAGGCCCAATTGGCCGACATCCGCGTGCACGGCATGGCGCGCGCGCTGGGCAACCCGCTGCCCGGCGTGGACGCGCTGTCCGTGCCGGTCTTTGACAACACCGGCAGCATCGTCCTGGCGCTGACCAGCCTGGGACCGACGGGGCTGTTCGACGTGTCGTGGGACGGCGCGATCGCGCGTCCCCTGCTGGCCTGCGCCCAGGAAATCTCCCGCAAACTCGGCTTCCGCGGCTGA
- the phnC gene encoding phosphonate ABC transporter ATP-binding protein → MTTSLRISGLVKEYRAGRPVLNGIDLQIAGQGLTAIIGPSGTGKSTLLRCINRLIEPTKGEIVLQSDDGAVDLARVRGASLRRARRRIGMVFQEYNLVERLTVMENLLTGRLGYTSAMKAWMRRFEPEDIEHAYKLLDTVGLAGFADQRADALSGGQRQRVGIARALMQRPQLLLADEPTSSLDPKTSVEIMELLSAQGSATGIPVIVNIHDVELARRYATRIVGMSGGHVVYDGDGQGLDASMLKTIYGGESWLE, encoded by the coding sequence ATGACGACGTCGCTACGCATTTCCGGCCTGGTCAAGGAATACCGGGCCGGCCGGCCGGTCCTGAACGGCATCGACCTGCAGATCGCCGGTCAGGGGCTCACCGCCATCATCGGGCCTTCGGGCACCGGCAAGAGCACGCTCCTGCGCTGCATCAATCGGCTGATCGAGCCCACCAAGGGCGAGATCGTGCTGCAATCCGACGATGGCGCCGTGGACCTGGCGCGCGTGCGCGGCGCGTCGCTGCGCCGTGCCCGCCGCCGCATCGGCATGGTGTTCCAGGAATACAACCTGGTCGAACGCCTGACCGTCATGGAAAACCTGCTGACCGGCAGGCTGGGCTACACCTCGGCCATGAAGGCCTGGATGCGGCGCTTCGAGCCCGAGGACATCGAGCATGCCTACAAGCTGCTGGACACCGTCGGCCTGGCCGGGTTTGCCGACCAGCGCGCCGATGCGCTGTCGGGCGGCCAGCGCCAGCGCGTGGGCATCGCCCGCGCGCTGATGCAGCGCCCGCAGTTGCTGCTGGCCGACGAGCCCACGTCCTCGCTCGATCCCAAGACCTCCGTCGAGATCATGGAACTGCTGTCCGCGCAGGGCAGCGCCACGGGCATCCCCGTCATCGTCAACATCCACGACGTCGAACTGGCGCGCCGATACGCCACGCGCATCGTCGGCATGTCGGGTGGCCACGTGGTCTATGACGGCGACGGCCAGGGCCTGGACGCGTCCATGCTCAAGACCATCTACGGAGGCGAGTCTTGGCTGGAATGA